One genomic window of Nisaea sp. includes the following:
- the gyrB gene encoding DNA topoisomerase (ATP-hydrolyzing) subunit B: MAQDDLPEQNGVTSEDAEYGAESIKVLRGLDAVRKRPGMYIGDTDDGSGLHHMVYEVVDNAIDEALAGHCDLVTVTLNADGSATVTDNGRGIPVDIHAEEGVSAAEVIMTQLHAGGKFDQNSYKVSGGLHGVGVSVVNALSESLELRIWRNDTEYVVRFRHGEVEAPLAVVGPANGKKGTEITFLPSTETFTKTVFDFKTLEHRLRELAFLNSGVHVLLSDKREAEEVSVDLFYEGGLKAFVDYLDRNHSPLHESIVVSGERDGITVEVAMQWTDSYHENTLCFTNNIPQRDGGTHLAGFRGAMTRTINAYAQESGIAKKEKTQLSGDDAREGLTCVLSVKVPDPKFSSQTKDKLVSSEVRPVVESILGERLQQWFEEHPADGRKIVSKAYEAAAAREAARKARELTRRKGALDIANLPGKLADCQERDPSLCEVFLVEGDSAGGSAKQARDRKTQAILPLRGKILNVERARFDKMLSSQEIGTIIAALGTSIGSEEFNIDKLRYHKIIIMTDADVDGSHIRTLLLTFFFRQMPELVERGHLYIAQPPLYRAKKGSSETYLKDDRELEAYLISNGIDGVTLKLADGAQMLGPDLERMAEQARDAKTLIEPLVRRIGSAFVVEQCAIAGALSPELLADPEAATKTATSIAERLDALSEDIERGWTGQFDADNIELVFERTLRGVTERYRIDQMQVRTPEARRLTGLAEELSATFGKGATLMMKDAERRIHGPIALIEAIQESGRKGLTVNRYKGLGEMNPDQLWETTLDVNQRTLLQVRVDHLDEAQEIFSTLMGDVVEPRRLFIQENALKVANLDI, translated from the coding sequence ATGGCACAAGATGATCTTCCGGAACAGAACGGCGTGACCAGCGAAGACGCTGAATATGGCGCCGAGTCGATCAAGGTCCTGCGCGGGCTTGATGCGGTCCGGAAGCGGCCGGGCATGTATATCGGTGATACCGATGACGGCTCGGGTCTGCACCATATGGTCTACGAGGTGGTCGACAACGCCATCGACGAGGCGCTGGCTGGGCATTGCGATCTGGTGACGGTAACCCTGAACGCGGACGGATCGGCAACGGTCACCGATAACGGGCGCGGTATCCCGGTCGATATCCATGCGGAGGAAGGGGTCTCCGCCGCCGAGGTCATCATGACCCAGCTCCATGCCGGCGGTAAATTCGATCAGAATTCCTACAAGGTTTCCGGCGGTCTGCACGGGGTCGGCGTTTCGGTCGTGAACGCGCTTTCGGAAAGCCTTGAGCTCCGGATCTGGCGGAACGACACGGAATATGTGGTCCGCTTCCGCCACGGAGAAGTCGAGGCGCCGCTGGCCGTGGTCGGTCCGGCGAACGGCAAGAAGGGCACGGAGATCACGTTCCTGCCCTCGACCGAGACCTTCACCAAGACGGTGTTCGACTTCAAGACCCTGGAACACCGGTTGCGCGAACTCGCCTTCCTGAATTCCGGCGTACATGTGCTGCTGAGCGACAAGCGCGAGGCGGAGGAAGTCTCCGTCGATCTATTCTATGAAGGTGGCTTGAAGGCCTTCGTCGATTATCTCGACCGCAACCACAGCCCGCTGCATGAGTCGATTGTGGTTTCTGGTGAGCGCGACGGCATCACTGTCGAAGTCGCCATGCAGTGGACCGACAGCTACCACGAGAACACGCTCTGCTTTACCAACAACATCCCGCAGCGCGACGGCGGCACGCACCTTGCCGGTTTCCGTGGTGCCATGACCCGGACGATCAATGCCTATGCGCAGGAAAGCGGGATCGCGAAGAAGGAAAAGACCCAGCTCAGCGGTGACGATGCCCGTGAGGGTCTGACCTGCGTTCTGTCCGTAAAGGTTCCGGACCCGAAATTCTCCTCCCAGACCAAGGACAAGCTGGTCTCTTCCGAGGTCCGGCCGGTGGTCGAATCAATCCTTGGCGAGCGGCTGCAGCAATGGTTCGAGGAACATCCGGCAGACGGCAGAAAGATTGTTTCCAAAGCGTATGAAGCCGCGGCGGCGCGGGAAGCCGCCCGCAAGGCGCGCGAGTTGACCCGACGCAAGGGCGCGCTCGATATCGCCAACCTGCCGGGCAAGCTGGCCGACTGCCAGGAGCGCGATCCGTCGCTCTGCGAAGTCTTCCTGGTTGAGGGTGACAGCGCCGGCGGCTCCGCCAAACAGGCCCGGGACCGGAAGACCCAGGCTATTCTGCCGTTGCGCGGCAAGATCCTGAACGTGGAGCGGGCCCGCTTCGACAAGATGCTGTCCAGCCAGGAAATCGGCACCATCATTGCCGCGCTTGGCACCAGTATCGGCTCGGAAGAGTTCAATATCGACAAGCTGCGCTACCACAAGATCATCATCATGACTGACGCCGACGTGGACGGCAGTCACATCCGAACTCTGCTGCTCACCTTCTTCTTCCGGCAGATGCCGGAACTGGTGGAACGCGGCCATCTCTATATCGCGCAGCCGCCGCTTTACCGGGCCAAGAAAGGCAGTTCCGAGACCTATCTGAAGGACGACCGGGAGCTGGAAGCCTACCTGATCAGCAACGGCATTGACGGGGTCACCCTGAAGCTTGCCGATGGTGCCCAGATGCTCGGTCCGGACCTTGAGCGGATGGCCGAACAGGCGCGGGATGCAAAAACCCTGATCGAGCCTTTGGTCCGCCGCATCGGCTCCGCCTTCGTGGTCGAGCAATGCGCTATTGCCGGTGCATTGAGCCCGGAATTGCTTGCCGATCCAGAGGCCGCTACTAAAACGGCAACCAGCATTGCCGAACGGCTTGACGCGCTTTCTGAAGACATCGAGCGTGGCTGGACCGGTCAATTCGATGCGGACAATATCGAGCTGGTGTTCGAGCGCACCTTGCGTGGCGTGACCGAGCGGTACCGGATCGATCAGATGCAGGTCCGGACGCCTGAGGCCCGGCGCCTCACCGGTCTTGCCGAAGAGCTTTCAGCGACGTTTGGCAAAGGCGCCACCCTGATGATGAAAGATGCGGAACGGCGGATCCATGGCCCGATCGCACTGATCGAGGCGATCCAGGAAAGCGGCCGCAAGGGCCTCACCGTGAACCGATATAAAGGTCTCGGCGAGATGAACCCGGATCAGCTTTGGGAAACCACCCTCGACGTCAATCAGCGCACCCTGCTGCAGGTCCGGGTCGACCATCTGGACGAGGCGCAGGAAATCTTCTCCACCCTGATGGGCGACGTGGTCGAACCGCGCCGGTTATTCATCCAGGAGAATGCGCTGAAGGTGGCTAATCTCGATATCTGA
- a CDS encoding MBL fold metallo-hydrolase, whose product MDNLTKPLVEGFFDERTSTITYVVSCPDTKQAVIIDSVLDFDSASGRTFTESTDKVLGYIRDKDLQVSWLLETHAHADHLSGAPYMRRELGVGIAIGAHIKDVRDVFKPVFNLQNLSEEPNEFQHLWQDGDSFKIGNLDCEVMHTPGHTPACLTYRIGDALFVGDTIFMPDFGSARCDFPGGDARTLYHSVQRILSLPDDYRIFVGHDYQPGGREIAFETTVGEEKARSIHFKDGADEESFVAMREARDKTLDMPKLILPSIQVNVRAGQLPEPEENGVRYLKLPLNQF is encoded by the coding sequence GTGGACAACCTTACAAAGCCTCTGGTCGAAGGATTTTTCGACGAGCGAACATCCACCATTACCTACGTCGTGAGCTGCCCGGACACCAAACAGGCGGTCATCATCGATTCAGTGCTCGATTTCGACTCCGCCTCGGGCCGGACCTTCACCGAGAGCACGGACAAGGTGCTCGGCTATATCCGGGACAAGGACCTGCAGGTGAGCTGGCTGCTTGAGACCCATGCCCATGCCGATCATCTGTCGGGCGCGCCCTATATGCGCCGCGAACTCGGGGTCGGCATCGCCATCGGCGCGCACATCAAAGATGTGCGCGACGTCTTCAAACCGGTCTTCAACCTGCAGAATCTGAGTGAAGAGCCGAACGAGTTCCAGCATCTCTGGCAGGATGGCGACAGCTTCAAGATCGGCAATCTGGACTGCGAGGTGATGCACACGCCCGGTCATACACCGGCTTGCCTAACCTACCGGATCGGCGACGCGCTGTTTGTCGGTGACACGATTTTCATGCCTGATTTCGGCAGTGCCCGCTGCGATTTCCCGGGCGGCGACGCGCGCACCCTCTATCACTCGGTGCAGCGCATCCTGTCACTGCCGGACGACTACCGGATTTTCGTCGGACACGACTACCAGCCGGGCGGCCGCGAGATTGCCTTCGAGACTACAGTCGGGGAAGAAAAGGCCCGGAGTATCCATTTCAAGGACGGCGCCGACGAGGAGAGTTTCGTCGCCATGCGCGAGGCCCGGGACAAGACCCTCGATATGCCGAAGCTGATCCTGCCGTCGATCCAGGTGAATGTCCGGGCCGGGCAGTTACCGGAGCCGGAAGAAAACGGCGTGCGCTATCTGAAACTGCCGCTCAACCAGTTCTGA
- a CDS encoding metalloregulator ArsR/SmtB family transcription factor yields the protein MAGLSLEIMERKASGVADFLMAAGNKNRLMVLCHLADAGELTVNDLAARLDLSQPALSQHLARMAEEKLVAARAEGRSRYYALTPGPVSDLLAVLQKHFCPPEEADVAAE from the coding sequence ATGGCAGGACTATCCCTCGAGATCATGGAGCGGAAAGCATCCGGTGTTGCGGATTTTCTGATGGCTGCCGGGAACAAGAACCGGCTCATGGTGCTGTGCCACCTCGCGGATGCGGGCGAGCTCACCGTAAATGATCTCGCGGCCCGGCTGGACCTCTCGCAGCCCGCCCTCTCGCAGCATCTCGCTCGCATGGCGGAGGAAAAACTGGTCGCGGCTCGCGCCGAAGGGCGCAGCCGGTATTACGCCCTGACACCGGGCCCGGTCAGCGATCTGCTCGCCGTTTTACAGAAGCATTTCTGTCCGCCTGAAGAGGCGGATGTTGCGGCCGAATAG
- a CDS encoding rhodanese family protein, protein MQTNHQELPGIDAQSAAPQIEGGKLVLIDIREPDERAREWIPGSVAIPLSAWKSADLAPYRGKGVVLHCRSGNRTMINAPLFVEAGFASAAFLEGGLEAWKDAGLPVTRNKKAPLEIMRQVQIIAGSFAFAGGLAGYLADPIYALIPAFVGAGLLMAGVTGWCGMARMLRHMPWNKQASA, encoded by the coding sequence ATGCAGACCAATCACCAGGAACTCCCGGGCATCGATGCCCAGAGCGCCGCGCCGCAGATCGAAGGCGGAAAGCTTGTCCTGATCGATATCCGCGAGCCGGACGAGCGGGCGCGTGAATGGATCCCCGGATCTGTTGCCATTCCGCTTTCGGCATGGAAGTCCGCAGATCTTGCCCCCTATCGCGGTAAAGGCGTCGTGCTCCATTGCCGTTCCGGTAATCGGACCATGATCAATGCGCCGCTTTTTGTAGAAGCCGGATTTGCCTCCGCTGCTTTCCTTGAAGGCGGCCTTGAGGCCTGGAAGGATGCGGGCCTGCCAGTCACACGGAACAAGAAGGCGCCGCTGGAGATCATGCGCCAGGTGCAGATCATCGCCGGGTCTTTCGCCTTCGCCGGTGGGCTCGCGGGCTATCTGGCCGATCCGATCTATGCCCTGATCCCGGCCTTTGTCGGTGCTGGCCTGCTGATGGCGGGTGTGACCGGCTGGTGCGGTATGGCGCGGATGCTGCGACACATGCCCTGGAACAAACAGGCGTCGGCCTGA
- a CDS encoding tetratricopeptide repeat protein: MTITDCRDLAVSNADNALVAALENAHEMFLTYSGDPLGEITEVLDAEPDFVMGQIFKASLLTQAMETRIYPELVSTLKTAEALAPRANERERRHIEAIRAWADGDFHGAVDLWDALLVQFPRDLLALQLAHLSDVLLGDTDNQRDRVARILHAWDESVPGYGYMLGLYAFGLEENRDFDIAEECGRRAVAMNPKDAYAIHAVGHVMESQGRQSGGINWMRSREQDWAYSNFANHLWWHLSLYHLDLAQNDQVLDIYDRCLRSTDSSGDRYEELDAAALLWRLELLGVDVGDRWKTLADKWEPSATDTLYAFNDVHAMMTFVADGRWEVAEQVLNAHERYTTAANDANAAMTRTVGQPFCKALKAFAEEKYGEAVDILLPIRYRTRYLGGSHAQRDIIGMTLLEAALRGGRNDLALALASERTALKPTSPMNWRFAARAHRGRGDHTRATEAEAQAIALHG; encoded by the coding sequence ATGACCATCACGGACTGCAGGGACCTCGCCGTCTCGAATGCCGACAACGCCCTCGTCGCGGCATTGGAAAATGCTCACGAAATGTTCCTCACCTATTCCGGGGACCCGCTCGGCGAGATCACCGAGGTACTCGATGCCGAGCCGGATTTCGTCATGGGCCAGATCTTCAAGGCGTCGCTCCTGACGCAGGCGATGGAAACCCGGATCTATCCGGAGCTTGTCAGCACGCTCAAGACCGCCGAAGCGCTGGCACCACGCGCCAATGAACGGGAACGCCGGCATATCGAGGCAATCCGGGCCTGGGCCGACGGCGATTTCCATGGTGCCGTCGATCTCTGGGACGCGTTGCTGGTGCAGTTCCCGCGTGATCTGCTGGCCCTGCAGCTCGCCCATCTCTCCGACGTGCTGCTCGGCGACACGGACAACCAGCGGGACCGGGTGGCCCGCATCCTCCATGCCTGGGATGAAAGCGTGCCGGGATATGGTTATATGCTCGGCCTCTATGCCTTCGGGCTTGAGGAGAACCGGGATTTCGACATCGCCGAGGAGTGCGGCCGCCGCGCCGTGGCCATGAACCCGAAGGACGCCTACGCCATTCACGCGGTCGGTCACGTGATGGAGAGTCAGGGCCGACAATCGGGCGGCATCAACTGGATGCGATCACGCGAGCAGGACTGGGCATACAGCAACTTCGCCAATCATCTCTGGTGGCATCTCTCGCTCTATCATCTCGATCTTGCCCAGAACGATCAGGTGCTCGACATCTATGACCGCTGCCTGCGCAGTACCGATTCAAGCGGCGACAGGTACGAGGAACTGGACGCGGCCGCGCTGCTCTGGCGGCTGGAGCTGCTTGGTGTGGATGTCGGCGATCGCTGGAAGACGCTGGCTGACAAGTGGGAGCCGAGCGCGACTGACACGCTCTATGCCTTCAATGATGTGCACGCGATGATGACCTTTGTCGCCGACGGCCGCTGGGAGGTGGCGGAGCAGGTGCTGAATGCGCATGAGCGCTATACCACCGCCGCCAACGACGCGAACGCGGCCATGACACGGACGGTCGGCCAGCCCTTCTGCAAGGCCCTGAAGGCCTTTGCCGAGGAGAAATATGGAGAGGCCGTCGATATCCTGCTGCCGATCCGGTACCGCACCCGCTATCTCGGCGGCAGCCACGCCCAGCGCGACATTATCGGCATGACCTTGCTGGAAGCCGCCCTCAGGGGAGGGCGAAACGACCTTGCCCTCGCACTGGCCTCAGAGCGCACCGCGCTGAAGCCGACGAGCCCGATGAACTGGCGGTTCGCCGCCCGGGCCCATCGCGGTCGCGGCGATCATACACGGGCGACAGAGGCCGAAGCCCAGGCCATCGCCCTTCATGGATAA
- a CDS encoding PBP1A family penicillin-binding protein, with amino-acid sequence MARTPTKKPAATTRRSSSGARKTAATKDTARKSTAKQDRKTARKPTTSRRRKSAVVRKRTGIVTGLIKYGFVAAIWAFVLVGGVLAYHAYQLPDITDLDRYERAGATRLLDRDGAMFVSYGALHGRPVTAANLPNPLINALVATEDRRFFSHFGIDPISILRAAVVNLKAGRTVQGGSTLTQQLAKNVFLSADRSYSRKIQELLLAFWLEHRFSKQEILAIYLNRVYFGAGAYGVDAAARKYFRRPVEDLTAYQSALLVGLLKAPSRYNPAVDRERSNGRTRQVLLNMVDAGYLTEDEAERIAARPSAIQGAAGVSRNHRYFADWARERANGYAGPGGGDRSVRTTLDRRLQRIAEQAVSEGMKRGTKKGARQIAMVVMSPDGAVRAMIGGRDYAASQFNRATQALRQPGSAFKPFVFLAALEAGYTPSTRLPDAPVALNGWTPRNFDGRYRGEVTLEDALAHSLNAATVNLSEAIGRRRALSVARRLGVTASLPEGPSLALGAGEVTLLEMTAAYAAFANQGRFVSPYAVERIQTSAEGAIYARDDRPAPQIVEARIVSALNTMLQSVVENGTGRRARIGRPAAGKTGTSQDFRDAWFIGYTADLVAGVWVGRDDASAMDGVTGGSLPAEIWAAFMSKAADGPPRSLVLNTN; translated from the coding sequence ATGGCACGGACTCCGACAAAAAAGCCTGCGGCGACAACGCGCCGCTCATCTTCCGGTGCGCGCAAGACCGCCGCAACGAAGGATACTGCGCGCAAATCGACGGCCAAGCAGGACAGAAAAACCGCCCGAAAACCTACAACATCCCGGCGCCGCAAATCGGCCGTGGTGCGCAAGCGCACGGGGATCGTCACGGGGCTTATCAAATACGGTTTCGTTGCTGCTATCTGGGCTTTCGTGTTGGTTGGCGGTGTGCTCGCCTATCATGCCTATCAGCTACCGGATATCACCGATCTCGACAGATATGAGCGGGCAGGCGCGACCCGCCTGCTCGATAGAGATGGCGCCATGTTCGTATCCTACGGTGCGCTGCATGGCCGCCCGGTCACGGCGGCCAATCTTCCCAATCCCCTGATAAACGCCCTGGTCGCGACCGAGGATCGACGGTTCTTCTCTCATTTCGGCATCGATCCGATTTCGATCCTGCGCGCGGCCGTCGTCAATCTGAAGGCGGGCCGGACGGTGCAGGGCGGCAGCACGCTGACCCAGCAGCTCGCCAAGAACGTCTTTCTCAGCGCGGACCGGTCCTACTCCCGGAAGATCCAGGAACTGCTGCTGGCCTTCTGGCTGGAGCACCGCTTCAGCAAGCAGGAAATTCTCGCCATTTATCTCAACCGGGTCTATTTCGGCGCCGGTGCCTACGGCGTGGATGCAGCGGCCCGGAAATATTTCCGCCGCCCGGTCGAGGATCTGACGGCGTACCAATCGGCCCTGCTGGTCGGCTTGCTGAAGGCCCCGTCACGTTACAATCCGGCCGTTGACCGGGAGCGTTCCAATGGTCGCACCCGGCAGGTTCTTCTGAACATGGTCGATGCGGGCTATTTGACCGAGGACGAGGCCGAGCGGATCGCTGCCCGTCCTTCCGCAATCCAGGGCGCGGCGGGGGTCAGCCGCAATCATCGTTATTTCGCCGACTGGGCGCGTGAACGGGCGAACGGTTATGCCGGTCCCGGCGGCGGGGACCGCTCGGTCCGCACGACCCTTGACCGCCGGCTGCAGCGGATCGCGGAACAGGCTGTCAGCGAGGGCATGAAGCGCGGCACCAAGAAAGGCGCCCGACAGATTGCCATGGTGGTGATGTCGCCGGATGGCGCTGTCCGGGCGATGATCGGCGGGCGCGACTATGCCGCTTCCCAGTTCAACCGAGCCACCCAGGCGCTACGCCAGCCGGGCTCCGCCTTCAAGCCGTTCGTTTTTCTGGCTGCGCTTGAGGCGGGTTATACGCCATCGACGCGGCTGCCCGATGCGCCGGTTGCGCTGAACGGCTGGACGCCTCGGAATTTTGATGGCCGGTATCGGGGTGAGGTCACGCTTGAGGATGCGCTGGCGCATTCCCTGAACGCGGCAACGGTAAATCTTTCCGAAGCGATCGGCCGCCGCCGCGCGCTCTCGGTCGCGCGCCGTCTCGGCGTGACGGCATCCCTGCCCGAGGGGCCGAGCCTCGCGCTCGGTGCCGGCGAAGTAACCTTGCTGGAAATGACAGCAGCCTATGCAGCCTTCGCCAATCAGGGGCGGTTTGTCTCGCCCTATGCGGTAGAGCGCATTCAGACATCCGCCGAAGGTGCGATCTACGCGCGTGATGATCGGCCCGCCCCGCAGATCGTGGAAGCACGGATCGTCTCCGCATTGAACACGATGCTGCAGTCGGTGGTGGAAAACGGAACCGGGCGCAGGGCCCGGATCGGGCGTCCGGCTGCAGGCAAGACAGGCACGTCCCAGGATTTCCGCGATGCCTGGTTCATCGGCTATACGGCGGATCTGGTTGCAGGGGTCTGGGTCGGCCGGGACGATGCGTCGGCCATGGATGGTGTCACCGGCGGCAGCTTGCCCGCGGAAATCTGGGCTGCCTTCATGTCGAAGGCGGCAGATGGGCCGCCCCGATCACTGGTCCTGAACACTAATTAG
- a CDS encoding endonuclease/exonuclease/phosphatase family protein — MHSLRRFSLLCSLAIAAALIAGQFGAFHPLADSFSHLRLHLLVLAVPFLLLLLVTRAWISALFLTTVIVVSAGSLGQLFGGSMLSEDRPRGPGNLRVLSLNMNHNHARIEPVTAYIVEMEPDVITLQEAAVEQPRLTKRLKETYPYQVICPYRGSVGIAVLSRTAFTGTGCLEDNRLAWATVSGGGRDTTIASLHLRWPFPLPQAKQIEALADIWNQLDTPLIITGDFNAAPWSHAVQKIAADSGTRVVPGLRRSFTWGDNWLGDLMALPIDHALISPTLKVGGAALGLHVSSDHLPLIVDIETGAR; from the coding sequence ATGCATTCTCTCCGGCGCTTCTCGCTGCTTTGTTCCCTTGCCATCGCCGCCGCGCTCATTGCCGGTCAGTTCGGCGCCTTTCATCCGTTGGCAGACAGTTTTTCCCATCTGCGCCTGCACCTGTTGGTTCTCGCCGTTCCCTTCCTGCTTCTGCTGCTGGTCACGCGTGCCTGGATCAGCGCTCTGTTTCTGACCACCGTGATCGTGGTCAGCGCCGGCTCGCTTGGCCAGCTTTTCGGCGGAAGCATGCTCTCGGAAGACCGGCCGCGGGGGCCGGGCAATCTCCGGGTCCTGTCTCTCAACATGAACCACAACCACGCCAGGATTGAACCGGTGACGGCCTATATTGTGGAGATGGAACCCGACGTCATTACCTTGCAGGAAGCCGCTGTCGAGCAACCGAGACTGACGAAGCGTCTCAAGGAAACCTACCCGTATCAGGTCATCTGCCCGTATAGGGGGTCGGTCGGTATTGCTGTGCTGTCCCGGACAGCATTCACCGGGACCGGCTGTCTGGAGGATAACCGGCTCGCCTGGGCTACCGTTTCAGGCGGCGGGCGGGACACCACGATTGCCTCGCTTCATTTGCGCTGGCCGTTCCCTCTGCCCCAGGCCAAGCAAATCGAGGCATTGGCTGATATCTGGAACCAGCTTGACACTCCACTGATCATCACCGGTGACTTCAACGCCGCCCCCTGGAGCCACGCCGTGCAGAAGATCGCGGCTGATTCAGGCACGCGGGTGGTACCGGGCCTGCGCCGCTCCTTCACCTGGGGGGATAACTGGCTAGGCGACCTGATGGCCCTGCCGATCGATCATGCCCTGATCTCGCCAACGTTGAAGGTGGGCGGTGCCGCCCTCGGCCTGCATGTAAGCTCGGACCATCTGCCATTGATCGTAGATATCGAAACAGGCGCTCGTTAA
- a CDS encoding SprT family zinc-dependent metalloprotease codes for MNASSPLIVRGRDGADIEVPVRISTRARRLSLKVDPARGAPELVLPPGVSRSQAESFVARNVVWLENRLARLPDAIPFEDGTTIPLLGVDHRIRHAPELRGAVRRTECLDDGLPYLEVSGGADHLARRLTDWLKREARRELSDRARFHAEQVGRKPTRISVRDTRSRWGSCSSTGALSFSWRLILAPEHVLDYVCAHEAAHLIEMNHSGRFWALCDGLVENMDMSRAWLKRHGATLHRYG; via the coding sequence ATGAATGCATCCAGCCCCTTGATCGTGAGAGGCCGTGACGGCGCTGATATCGAGGTACCCGTACGGATCTCGACCCGCGCCCGGCGCCTGTCGCTGAAAGTCGATCCGGCCCGCGGGGCACCAGAGCTGGTGCTGCCTCCAGGCGTTTCCCGCTCTCAGGCAGAGAGCTTCGTCGCCCGGAACGTCGTCTGGCTGGAAAACCGCCTGGCCCGCCTGCCGGACGCCATCCCCTTTGAAGACGGCACAACAATTCCCCTGCTCGGTGTCGACCACCGGATCCGCCATGCACCGGAACTGCGAGGTGCGGTCCGTCGCACCGAATGCCTTGATGATGGCTTACCATATCTGGAAGTGTCCGGCGGTGCTGACCATCTGGCCCGGCGACTGACGGACTGGCTGAAACGGGAAGCCCGGCGGGAGCTCTCGGATCGTGCCCGCTTCCATGCGGAGCAAGTTGGGCGCAAGCCGACGCGGATTTCCGTGCGGGACACACGCAGCCGCTGGGGAAGCTGCTCCTCCACCGGCGCGCTGTCCTTCTCCTGGCGCCTGATCTTGGCGCCGGAACATGTGCTGGATTATGTCTGCGCCCATGAAGCCGCCCACCTGATCGAAATGAACCATTCTGGCCGGTTCTGGGCGCTGTGCGACGGGCTGGTCGAGAATATGGACATGTCCCGCGCCTGGCTGAAACGGCACGGCGCCACGCTGCACCGCTACGGCTGA
- a CDS encoding multidrug effflux MFS transporter, with the protein MQKTDFRVDSASGIATLTLMVALGQMAVGLLVPSLPSLVDYFQTDMGTVQLTLTVHFTAFAFFQLLAGPLSDRFGRRPVILTGLAIYVAGAIACALATTIWALISARVLLAIGACAGHAVSRALIRDKSEGAESARIMSFIGMAMALSPALTPTIGGQLQGHFGWQASFVFMAVVAGVLFLFSLFRLPETLAQKNFDAMKLGGMLRTYGTLIVDRRFFGYAALNGCIFGMLFAYQTGSPYILMVELGYSPQAYGLLILFNVAGFLTGNIITNRFGRRIGIHNMVRIGSVVGLIAGFAMFIPAQLGHVSAAAIIGPSMLLLVALGITLPSSMAGALQHFPHIAGVASALLGFLQMGTGAVGSFIISSLQNDHPLVMPDLFAVAGVLGVVSVMLIPRPGEAKD; encoded by the coding sequence ATGCAAAAAACCGATTTCCGGGTCGATTCGGCCAGCGGCATCGCGACTCTCACGCTGATGGTCGCCCTCGGCCAGATGGCCGTCGGCCTGCTCGTTCCGTCTCTGCCGTCGCTCGTCGACTATTTCCAGACGGACATGGGCACCGTTCAGCTCACCCTGACGGTGCATTTCACCGCCTTCGCCTTTTTCCAGCTACTCGCAGGGCCGCTGTCGGACCGGTTTGGCCGCCGCCCGGTGATCCTGACCGGCCTCGCGATCTATGTTGCCGGCGCCATCGCCTGCGCGCTGGCAACCACGATCTGGGCGCTGATCAGTGCCCGCGTGCTGCTCGCCATTGGTGCCTGCGCCGGTCACGCCGTCAGCCGGGCGCTCATCCGGGACAAGTCCGAAGGCGCCGAATCCGCCCGGATCATGTCCTTCATCGGCATGGCCATGGCGCTCTCGCCAGCGCTGACCCCGACCATCGGCGGTCAACTGCAGGGCCATTTCGGCTGGCAGGCCTCGTTCGTTTTCATGGCGGTCGTCGCCGGCGTGCTGTTCCTCTTCAGCCTGTTCCGGCTGCCGGAGACCCTCGCGCAGAAAAATTTCGACGCAATGAAGCTCGGCGGCATGCTCAGAACCTACGGCACACTGATCGTCGACCGCCGGTTCTTCGGTTATGCCGCCCTGAACGGCTGTATCTTCGGCATGCTCTTCGCCTACCAGACCGGCTCGCCCTACATCCTGATGGTGGAGCTCGGCTATTCGCCGCAAGCCTACGGTTTGCTGATCCTGTTCAATGTCGCGGGTTTCCTGACCGGCAACATCATCACCAACCGGTTCGGCCGCCGGATCGGCATCCACAACATGGTCCGGATCGGCAGCGTCGTCGGCCTGATCGCGGGCTTCGCCATGTTCATCCCGGCCCAGCTCGGCCATGTCTCCGCCGCCGCGATCATCGGCCCAAGCATGCTGCTCCTCGTCGCCCTCGGCATCACCCTGCCAAGTTCCATGGCCGGTGCGCTTCAGCATTTCCCGCATATCGCCGGTGTCGCTTCCGCCCTCCTCGGCTTTCTGCAGATGGGAACCGGGGCGGTCGGCTCCTTCATCATCAGCAGCCTGCAGAACGACCATCCCCTGGTGATGCCGGACCTGTTCGCGGTAGCCGGTGTGCTCGGCGTGGTTTCGGTAATGCTGATCCCACGCCCGGGAGAAGCGAAAGACTGA